In one Aromatoleum aromaticum EbN1 genomic region, the following are encoded:
- the ppx gene encoding exopolyphosphatase, with protein MMQELIAAIDLGSNSFRLQVGRIVNDQIYPLDGLKEAVRLAAGLSADKLLDVAAQQRGLIALQRFNERLRGFPPDAVRAVATNTLRVAKNSPAFLVRAEAALGVPIEVIAGREEARLIYVGVAHTLPDPHRQQLVVDIGGGSTEFIIGKSFEPIRLESLYMGCVSFSLQYFPRGRIDKRGLREAELAAQHELQAIAHSYRETGWEVAVGSSGSAKALVEILVQNGFSESGITRDGLERLKAAMLRAGSIDRVDLAGLKGDRLPVLLGGLSIMSAVFKEFDLEHMVFSEGALRLGVLYDLLGRYHHHDLRDATVNAFVTRYRTDRKQGASVADTASHLLARLVPEAAESDHPDRRFLRWAAMLHEIGVSVAHSSYHKHSAYILANADMPGFSRMDQGRLARIVLAHRGKLERVAAIDPESRDWLLIVCLRLAVIVHRARDGRGIPPIDIERDGRGFVVTARDGWLQKLPLTAAALEEEQRQWLSVGRSLVLRMSPGRALVA; from the coding sequence ATGATGCAAGAACTGATCGCAGCGATCGACCTCGGTTCCAACAGTTTCCGGCTGCAGGTGGGCCGGATCGTCAATGATCAGATCTATCCGCTCGACGGACTCAAGGAAGCGGTCCGCCTTGCCGCCGGCCTATCGGCCGACAAGCTGCTCGATGTCGCGGCCCAGCAGCGCGGGCTGATCGCACTGCAACGCTTCAACGAACGTCTGCGCGGTTTTCCGCCCGATGCGGTACGGGCGGTGGCGACCAACACGCTGCGAGTGGCGAAGAATTCCCCTGCGTTCCTCGTTCGTGCCGAAGCGGCGCTCGGGGTGCCGATCGAGGTGATCGCGGGGCGTGAAGAAGCACGCCTGATCTATGTCGGGGTCGCGCATACGCTGCCCGATCCGCATCGCCAGCAGCTCGTCGTCGATATCGGCGGCGGCTCGACCGAATTCATCATCGGCAAGAGCTTCGAGCCGATCCGTCTCGAGTCCCTCTACATGGGCTGCGTGAGCTTCAGCCTGCAGTACTTTCCCCGCGGGCGGATCGACAAGCGCGGCTTGCGGGAAGCCGAACTGGCGGCCCAGCACGAGCTTCAGGCGATCGCCCATTCGTACCGCGAAACCGGATGGGAAGTGGCGGTCGGGTCGAGCGGATCGGCCAAGGCGCTTGTCGAGATTCTCGTGCAGAACGGATTCTCGGAAAGCGGCATCACGCGGGATGGGCTGGAACGGCTGAAAGCGGCGATGCTGCGGGCGGGCAGCATCGATCGCGTCGATCTGGCGGGCCTCAAGGGCGATCGCCTGCCGGTGCTGCTCGGGGGGCTCTCGATCATGTCGGCGGTATTCAAGGAGTTCGACCTCGAGCACATGGTGTTTTCGGAAGGAGCGTTGCGTCTCGGGGTGCTCTACGATCTGCTCGGCCGCTACCACCACCACGACTTGCGCGATGCCACGGTCAACGCGTTCGTTACGCGTTATCGAACGGATCGCAAGCAGGGCGCCAGCGTTGCCGACACCGCTTCCCACCTGCTGGCGCGCCTGGTTCCCGAAGCTGCCGAAAGCGACCACCCGGACCGCCGCTTCCTGCGCTGGGCGGCGATGCTCCATGAAATCGGCGTTTCGGTCGCGCACTCGAGCTACCACAAGCACAGCGCCTACATCCTCGCCAATGCCGACATGCCGGGCTTCTCGCGCATGGACCAGGGGCGCCTGGCGCGCATCGTGCTGGCGCATCGCGGCAAACTGGAACGGGTGGCAGCAATCGATCCGGAAAGCCGTGACTGGCTGCTGATCGTGTGCCTGCGCCTCGCCGTGATCGTCCATCGCGCCCGCGACGGACGGGGCATCCCGCCGATCGATATCGAACGCGACGGGCGCGGCTTCGTCGTCACCGCTCGCGATGGCTGGCTGCAGAAGTTGCCGCTGACCGCCGCTGCGCTCGAGGAAGAGCAGCGGCAGTGGCTGTCGGTCGGACGCAGCCTCGTGCTGCGCATGTCGCCTGGCCGGGCGCTGGTCGCCTGA
- the ppk1 gene encoding polyphosphate kinase 1: protein MHRPPLSQVFPPEHFINRELSLLQFQRRVLAQAADHSVPLLERLRFLCIVSSNLDEFFEIRVSGIKEQIRLGSRTAGNDGLLPTELLDRVSLEVHSIIAQQYELLNDDILPALAAESIVFPRRPLWTDAQRAWVRDYFLREVIPVLTPIGLDPAHPFPRVLNKSLNFAVELEGLDAFGRDSGAAIVQAPRALPRVIRLPREICEHEYSFVFLSSVLHAHVGELFSGMRVLGCYQFRVTRNSDLFVDEEEVKDLRVSLKGELQQRHFGDAVRLEIADNCSEKMAAFLLQHFRLGPKDLYSMPGIVNLVRLMQVTDWVNRPDLNYPPFLPGLPKALEKGREIFDAIRKQDVLLHHPFQSFTPVIDLLRAAADDPQVLAIKMTVYRTGTDSVLMEHLVRAAQKGKEVTVVLELMARFDEEANINWANRLEEVGAHVVYGVFGYKTHAKLLMLVRREENGLRRYVHMGTGNYHPRTTRFYTDFGLLTCNEEIGQDVAEVFKQLTGLGKASTLKHLWQAPFVLQSNVVAAINAEAELARAGRRAHIMVKMNALLEPETIEALYAASQAGVDIDLIVRGPCALRPGVAGLSENIHVRSVIGRFLEHHRIFYFRADGEDRVYLSSADWMDRNFFGRIEIAFPVLDQRLKRRVIKEGLRAYLGDNCQAWEMLEDGRYRRKTPRSVRRAAQMVLLTELSASR from the coding sequence ATGCACAGGCCCCCGCTAAGCCAGGTTTTCCCCCCCGAGCATTTCATCAACCGGGAGCTGTCTCTTCTCCAGTTCCAGCGCCGGGTGCTGGCCCAGGCGGCCGATCACAGCGTTCCGCTGCTCGAGCGCTTGCGCTTCCTGTGCATCGTATCGAGCAATCTCGACGAATTCTTCGAAATCCGGGTATCCGGCATCAAGGAACAGATCCGCCTCGGCAGCCGTACCGCGGGCAATGACGGCCTGCTGCCGACCGAGTTGCTCGACCGCGTCAGTCTCGAGGTCCACAGCATCATCGCTCAGCAGTACGAACTGCTCAACGACGACATCCTGCCGGCGCTCGCAGCCGAAAGCATCGTGTTTCCGCGCCGGCCCCTGTGGACCGACGCCCAGCGTGCATGGGTGCGCGACTATTTCCTGCGCGAAGTGATCCCGGTCCTCACTCCGATCGGCCTCGATCCGGCGCATCCGTTTCCGCGCGTGCTCAACAAGAGCCTGAATTTCGCCGTCGAACTCGAAGGGCTCGACGCCTTCGGCCGCGATTCGGGCGCCGCGATCGTCCAGGCGCCACGCGCGTTGCCACGCGTGATCCGGCTGCCGCGCGAAATCTGCGAGCACGAATACAGCTTCGTCTTTCTGTCGTCGGTGCTGCACGCACACGTTGGCGAGCTGTTCTCCGGGATGCGCGTGCTGGGCTGCTACCAGTTCCGCGTCACGCGCAACTCGGACCTGTTCGTCGACGAAGAAGAAGTCAAGGACTTGCGCGTATCGCTGAAAGGCGAACTGCAGCAGCGCCACTTCGGCGACGCGGTGCGACTGGAAATTGCGGACAACTGCTCGGAAAAGATGGCGGCGTTCCTGCTGCAGCACTTCCGGCTCGGCCCCAAGGATCTCTACAGCATGCCGGGCATCGTCAACCTGGTGCGCCTGATGCAGGTGACGGACTGGGTGAACCGTCCCGACCTGAATTACCCGCCTTTCCTGCCGGGCCTGCCGAAAGCACTCGAAAAAGGCCGCGAGATCTTCGACGCGATCCGCAAGCAGGACGTGCTGCTGCACCATCCGTTCCAGAGCTTCACGCCGGTCATCGACCTGCTGCGGGCAGCAGCCGACGACCCGCAGGTGCTGGCGATCAAGATGACGGTGTATCGCACCGGGACCGATTCCGTGTTGATGGAACATCTCGTGCGCGCCGCGCAGAAAGGCAAGGAAGTCACAGTCGTGCTCGAACTGATGGCACGCTTCGACGAGGAGGCGAACATCAACTGGGCGAACCGGCTCGAGGAAGTCGGCGCGCATGTCGTCTATGGCGTGTTCGGCTACAAGACCCACGCGAAACTGCTGATGCTGGTGCGGCGGGAAGAAAACGGGTTGCGCCGCTATGTGCACATGGGCACCGGCAATTACCATCCGCGCACGACGCGCTTCTACACCGACTTCGGCCTGCTCACATGCAACGAGGAGATCGGCCAGGATGTCGCCGAAGTCTTCAAGCAGCTTACCGGGCTGGGCAAGGCGAGCACGCTGAAGCACCTGTGGCAGGCGCCGTTCGTGCTGCAGTCGAACGTCGTCGCGGCGATCAACGCCGAGGCCGAACTCGCGCGTGCGGGTCGCCGCGCCCACATCATGGTGAAGATGAATGCGCTGCTGGAACCGGAAACGATCGAGGCGCTCTATGCCGCCTCGCAGGCCGGCGTCGACATCGACCTGATCGTGCGTGGGCCGTGCGCGCTGCGCCCGGGCGTCGCCGGGCTGTCGGAGAACATCCACGTGCGCTCGGTCATCGGCCGCTTCCTCGAACACCATCGGATCTTCTATTTCCGCGCCGATGGCGAAGACCGGGTTTACCTGTCGAGCGCCGACTGGATGGACCGCAATTTCTTCGGTCGCATCGAGATCGCGTTTCCGGTGCTCGACCAGCGCCTGAAACGGCGCGTGATCAAGGAAGGCCTGCGCGCCTACCTCGGCGACAACTGCCAGGCCTGGGAGATGCTCGAAGACGGGCGCTATCGCCGCAAGACGCCGCGCAGCGTGCGCCGGGCGGCGCAGATGGTCCTGCTCACGGAACTGTCGGCGAGCCGCTGA
- a CDS encoding RelA/SpoT family protein produces MVSVTHAISQNDAVPPVELLADGLGADDRALIEKALELARGAYENHVLGTGESVWTHAMGMALIAASLRLDVETRVAALLFAVGDYGEDPIETVTARFGDGVARLVEGLRKLNGLRLLTRMTATATAPEIRAQTEVLRKMLLAMVEDIRVVLLRLASRTQTLRYFTEQKGEIRTDVARESLDIYAPLANRLGVWQLKWELEDLSFRFLEPETYKRIAKMLDERRVERESFIQEAIERLKREIAAVGIKAEVYGRPKHIYSIYNKMRAKRLDFSQVYDIRALRVLVGNVRDCYTVLGIVNQIWQPIGQEFDDYITKPKGNNYQSLHTAVLAGDGRAVEVQIRTHDMHKHAELGVAAHWRYKEGQGHGGDYDEKIALLRSLLSWRDEIADSADWVEKFKRASLDDAIYVLTPQGKVVDLPRGATPIDFAYRLHTDLGHRCRGAKVDGHLVPLNTHLENGQTVEITAAKEGGPSRDWLNPVQGYVATGRARTKIKQYFNQLEENELLARGRAVVTKEMQREGQSQANIDEIAGKLGFKNAESMFVAAGRGEVGPRAVHLALRDTGEPAPEAADSGMVIGQSRAGDSSDKILIVGVGKLLTSLGRCCKPAPPDAIEGFVTRGRGISIHRVDCRDFQRLAGSHPERVIKADWGEQAYNNRQSVFPVDIAVQAADRQGLLRDISEVLSREKLNVIAVNTLTKKGTAYMRFTMEVGGVAQVQRAITLIREVPDVIDAQRK; encoded by the coding sequence ATGGTCTCCGTCACGCATGCCATTTCACAGAACGACGCCGTTCCGCCGGTCGAGCTGCTCGCCGACGGTCTGGGCGCCGACGATCGCGCACTGATCGAAAAAGCCCTCGAACTGGCCCGGGGCGCCTACGAAAATCACGTGCTCGGCACCGGCGAGTCGGTGTGGACCCATGCGATGGGGATGGCGCTGATCGCCGCGTCGCTGCGACTCGACGTCGAAACGCGCGTGGCCGCGTTGCTGTTCGCCGTCGGTGACTACGGCGAGGACCCGATCGAGACCGTAACGGCGCGCTTCGGCGACGGGGTCGCGCGCCTCGTCGAGGGCTTGCGCAAGCTCAACGGCCTGCGCCTGCTCACACGCATGACGGCGACCGCGACCGCGCCCGAGATCCGCGCGCAGACCGAAGTGCTGCGCAAGATGCTGCTGGCGATGGTCGAGGACATCCGCGTCGTTTTGCTGCGGCTCGCATCTCGCACGCAGACGCTGCGTTATTTCACCGAACAGAAAGGTGAAATCCGCACCGACGTTGCGCGCGAGAGCCTCGACATCTACGCTCCGCTGGCGAACCGGCTCGGCGTGTGGCAGCTGAAGTGGGAACTCGAAGACCTGTCGTTCCGCTTCCTTGAGCCGGAGACGTACAAACGGATCGCGAAGATGCTCGACGAGCGCCGCGTCGAGCGTGAGAGCTTCATCCAGGAAGCGATCGAACGGCTCAAGCGCGAGATCGCGGCGGTCGGCATCAAGGCCGAGGTGTATGGGCGGCCGAAGCACATCTACAGCATTTACAACAAGATGCGCGCGAAGCGGCTCGATTTTTCGCAGGTGTACGACATCCGCGCGTTGCGGGTGCTGGTCGGCAACGTGCGCGACTGTTACACGGTCCTGGGCATCGTGAACCAGATCTGGCAGCCGATTGGCCAGGAGTTCGACGACTACATCACGAAGCCGAAGGGCAACAACTACCAGTCGCTGCACACCGCGGTGCTCGCCGGTGATGGTCGCGCGGTGGAAGTCCAGATCCGCACGCACGACATGCACAAGCACGCTGAACTCGGGGTCGCGGCACACTGGCGCTACAAGGAAGGCCAAGGGCACGGCGGCGATTACGACGAGAAGATCGCGCTGCTGCGCAGCCTGCTCTCATGGCGCGACGAGATCGCGGATTCCGCCGACTGGGTCGAGAAGTTCAAGCGTGCCTCGCTCGACGACGCGATCTACGTGTTGACGCCGCAGGGCAAAGTCGTCGATCTGCCGCGCGGTGCGACGCCGATCGATTTTGCGTACCGCCTGCACACCGATCTCGGCCACCGTTGTCGCGGCGCCAAGGTCGACGGGCACCTGGTGCCGCTCAACACGCATCTCGAGAACGGTCAGACAGTCGAGATCACCGCGGCGAAGGAGGGCGGTCCGTCGCGCGACTGGCTCAACCCCGTGCAGGGCTATGTGGCGACGGGCCGCGCGCGTACCAAGATCAAGCAGTACTTCAATCAGCTCGAAGAGAACGAGTTGCTCGCGCGCGGGCGCGCCGTCGTGACGAAGGAGATGCAGCGCGAAGGGCAATCCCAGGCCAACATCGACGAGATCGCCGGCAAGCTCGGCTTCAAGAATGCGGAGTCGATGTTCGTCGCTGCCGGTCGTGGCGAAGTCGGGCCGCGCGCGGTCCATCTCGCGCTGCGCGACACCGGGGAACCTGCGCCGGAGGCGGCCGATTCCGGAATGGTGATCGGCCAGAGCCGCGCCGGCGATTCGAGCGACAAGATCCTGATCGTCGGCGTCGGCAAACTCCTGACTTCGCTCGGACGCTGCTGCAAGCCGGCGCCGCCGGACGCGATCGAAGGGTTCGTCACGCGCGGGCGTGGCATCTCGATCCATCGCGTTGACTGTCGCGATTTCCAGCGCCTCGCAGGCAGCCATCCGGAGCGGGTGATCAAGGCGGACTGGGGCGAGCAGGCGTACAACAACCGCCAGTCGGTGTTTCCCGTCGACATCGCGGTGCAGGCGGCCGACCGCCAGGGTTTGCTGCGCGACATCTCCGAAGTGCTGTCGCGCGAAAAGCTCAACGTCATCGCGGTCAATACGCTGACGAAGAAGGGGACTGCGTACATGCGCTTCACGATGGAGGTCGGCGGCGTCGCGCAGGTGCAGCGCGCCATCACGCTGATCCGCGAAGTGCCCGACGTCATCGATGCGCAGCGCAAGTAG
- a CDS encoding DMT family transporter: MKKRFANPYLLLTLASLFWAGNMVIGRGLREAVPPMTLAFWRWTIAFALTLPFALPHLRAQWPRMKTHWRAIVVLGFIGVGCYNTFAYIALQYTTATSATLLNSFTPVATIALAFLLLGKRLTRLEAAGVVVSLVGVMIIVARGSLATLLGFSLNTGDLWMLLAVLTWGIYTVGLQWRPAGIEPMLLLAAFTAVGVAGLAPLYAWEIASGTLIDPSPATFAGILYIGIFPGFLGYVFFNAGVAAVGPSRASLFIHLMPVFTALLAAIFLGERPQPFHFAGIALVFAGIFLTTRKPAG; this comes from the coding sequence ATGAAAAAACGCTTCGCCAACCCCTACCTGCTGTTGACGCTGGCCTCGCTGTTCTGGGCGGGCAACATGGTGATCGGGCGCGGCCTGCGCGAAGCCGTTCCGCCAATGACCCTCGCATTCTGGCGCTGGACGATCGCATTCGCGCTGACGCTGCCGTTCGCGCTGCCCCATTTGCGCGCGCAATGGCCCCGCATGAAGACGCACTGGCGCGCCATCGTCGTGCTCGGCTTCATCGGCGTCGGCTGCTACAACACCTTCGCGTACATCGCGCTGCAATACACGACTGCAACCAGCGCGACGCTGCTCAATTCCTTCACCCCGGTAGCGACGATCGCGCTGGCGTTCCTGCTCCTCGGCAAGCGGCTGACACGCCTGGAAGCGGCCGGCGTCGTCGTGTCGCTCGTCGGCGTGATGATCATCGTCGCGCGCGGCAGCCTGGCGACACTGCTCGGTTTCAGCCTCAACACCGGCGACCTGTGGATGCTGCTCGCGGTGCTGACCTGGGGCATCTACACAGTCGGCCTGCAATGGCGGCCGGCCGGCATCGAGCCGATGCTGCTGCTCGCCGCCTTCACCGCCGTCGGCGTCGCAGGGCTCGCGCCACTGTACGCGTGGGAGATTGCCAGTGGGACGCTCATCGATCCGTCCCCGGCGACGTTCGCAGGCATTCTCTACATCGGCATCTTCCCCGGCTTTCTCGGCTACGTGTTCTTCAACGCCGGCGTTGCGGCGGTCGGGCCGAGCCGCGCATCCCTGTTCATCCACCTGATGCCTGTGTTCACTGCCCTGCTCGCGGCGATCTTTCTCGGCGAACGCCCGCAGCCGTTCCACTTTGCCGGTATCGCGCTGGTTTTCGCCGGCATTTTCCTGACGACGCGCAAACCCGCCGGCTGA
- a CDS encoding zinc-dependent peptidase codes for MLNFLRKWRKARRLAAIRVPDALWTSVETKLPFLDYLESTDRERLRQLAREFLAEKQFHGAHGMALTDQMMLTIALQACLPILCVGLDAYRGWVGVIVYPGDFVIPRHETDDAGVVHEYDDEVLGEAWEGGPVLVSWHREGEGPEGVNVVIHEFAHKLDMQNGDVDGLPLLPQGMSRAAWAKVFTDAYQRFCEQVDAGEETLLDPYGADSPGEFFAVASEAFFETPCLFEQELPRVYEQLSRFYRLDLAAGERRVRDKRRCHDGRPLRTFGS; via the coding sequence ATGCTGAATTTCCTGCGCAAATGGCGGAAGGCACGCCGCCTGGCTGCGATACGGGTGCCGGACGCGTTATGGACCAGCGTCGAGACGAAGCTGCCGTTTCTCGACTATCTCGAATCGACCGACCGCGAGCGCCTGCGGCAACTCGCACGCGAGTTCCTCGCGGAAAAGCAGTTCCACGGCGCGCACGGCATGGCGCTCACCGACCAGATGATGCTCACGATCGCCCTCCAGGCCTGCCTGCCGATCCTTTGCGTTGGCCTGGATGCGTACCGCGGCTGGGTCGGGGTCATCGTCTACCCTGGCGATTTCGTGATTCCGCGACATGAAACGGACGACGCCGGCGTCGTGCACGAATACGACGACGAAGTCCTCGGAGAAGCGTGGGAAGGGGGCCCGGTGCTGGTATCGTGGCATCGCGAAGGCGAAGGGCCGGAAGGGGTAAACGTCGTCATCCACGAGTTCGCCCACAAACTGGACATGCAGAACGGCGATGTCGACGGCTTGCCATTGTTGCCGCAGGGCATGAGCAGAGCGGCCTGGGCCAAGGTGTTCACCGACGCCTACCAGCGTTTTTGCGAACAGGTCGACGCCGGCGAGGAAACGCTGCTCGACCCGTACGGCGCCGACAGTCCAGGCGAGTTTTTCGCCGTGGCTTCCGAGGCATTCTTCGAGACACCCTGCCTTTTCGAACAGGAACTTCCCCGCGTATACGAGCAGCTGTCGCGCTTCTACAGGCTGGACCTCGCCGCCGGCGAACGCCGCGTCCGCGACAAAAGGCGGTGCCATGACGGCCGCCCACTACGCACCTTTGGATCATGA
- a CDS encoding host attachment protein, whose translation MVITWILVANASLAKLYANLGPNKGLTLVKELIHPESRRKNSELVTDRPGTMASVGNGQGSAQPQTLPKTHEAKLFAQQIAQELYLGRAKNEFSRAIVFAPPAFMGMLNAVLDTPTAQLITDRFEKDYTKESEPVLRERLGACLFL comes from the coding sequence ATGGTTATAACCTGGATACTGGTTGCCAATGCCAGCCTGGCGAAGCTCTATGCAAACCTCGGTCCGAACAAGGGACTCACACTGGTGAAGGAACTGATCCATCCGGAAAGCAGACGGAAAAATTCCGAACTTGTAACCGACCGTCCCGGCACCATGGCGTCGGTCGGCAACGGGCAAGGTTCAGCGCAGCCTCAGACTCTCCCCAAAACCCACGAAGCAAAGCTGTTCGCGCAACAGATTGCGCAGGAACTGTACCTCGGGCGAGCCAAGAACGAGTTCAGCCGCGCAATCGTGTTCGCACCGCCTGCCTTCATGGGCATGCTCAACGCGGTGCTGGACACACCGACAGCGCAGCTGATCACCGATCGTTTTGAAAAGGATTACACGAAGGAATCCGAGCCCGTACTGCGTGAGCGGCTGGGGGCATGCCTGTTCCTTTGA
- a CDS encoding aminoacyl-tRNA deacylase has protein sequence MAIASKLQEYMSEHGLRYDVLTHPHSHNSMETAQLARVPGNCLAKSVVLEDDDGFLMAVLPSTQHVQLGWLSKAMQSNLRLASEDELSALFADCEPGAVPPAGIAYGMRMVVDDALAEQPEIYFEGGDHEKLIQMSCEDFMTMMEEAKHIRFGEHYWRH, from the coding sequence ATGGCAATCGCATCAAAACTCCAGGAATACATGAGCGAACACGGCTTGCGGTACGACGTCCTGACGCATCCGCATTCCCACAACAGCATGGAGACCGCGCAACTGGCGCGGGTGCCGGGTAACTGCCTGGCGAAATCGGTCGTGCTCGAAGACGACGACGGCTTCCTGATGGCGGTGTTGCCGTCCACCCAGCACGTGCAACTCGGCTGGCTCAGCAAGGCGATGCAGAGCAACTTGCGCCTGGCGTCCGAGGACGAGTTGTCCGCCCTGTTCGCCGACTGCGAACCCGGCGCGGTCCCGCCCGCCGGCATCGCGTATGGCATGCGGATGGTCGTCGACGACGCCTTGGCCGAACAGCCGGAGATCTACTTCGAGGGCGGCGATCACGAGAAGCTGATCCAGATGAGCTGCGAGGATTTCATGACGATGATGGAAGAGGCGAAACACATCCGGTTCGGCGAACATTACTGGCGGCATTGA
- a CDS encoding glutathione S-transferase family protein produces the protein MALCFYYGAGSPYAWRVWLALEHKHLRYELKALSFDAGDLKKPEYTAINPRQKVPAIVDDGLALYESAAILEYLDERYDETPLLFPGDIRQRALIRRMVREADQYLANPLEELVANVLYTPKAEWQQETIARSRDAFTRELGLWETMIAGDTLAGELSAADFTLYPLIALALRIEKRKPDVEIGARIGPRLAAWMKRVEALSYFARTWPAHWT, from the coding sequence ATGGCTCTTTGTTTCTACTACGGCGCCGGTTCGCCTTATGCTTGGCGCGTCTGGCTGGCACTCGAACACAAGCATCTGCGGTACGAACTCAAGGCGTTGTCGTTCGATGCCGGAGACCTGAAAAAACCCGAATACACGGCGATCAACCCGCGGCAGAAAGTGCCGGCAATCGTCGATGACGGGCTCGCTCTCTATGAATCGGCAGCGATCCTCGAATACCTCGACGAACGCTACGACGAAACGCCGCTGCTGTTTCCGGGCGATATCCGGCAACGCGCGCTGATCCGCCGCATGGTCCGTGAGGCCGACCAGTATCTGGCGAATCCCTTGGAAGAGCTCGTCGCGAACGTGCTCTACACGCCGAAAGCGGAATGGCAGCAGGAAACGATCGCGCGCTCGCGCGACGCCTTCACACGCGAACTCGGCCTGTGGGAAACGATGATCGCGGGCGACACGCTGGCAGGCGAGCTCTCCGCGGCGGACTTCACGCTCTACCCGTTGATCGCGCTGGCGCTGCGAATCGAGAAGAGGAAGCCGGACGTGGAAATTGGCGCGCGCATCGGCCCCCGGCTTGCAGCGTGGATGAAGCGGGTCGAAGCGCTGTCCTACTTCGCTCGCACCTGGCCGGCTCACTGGACCTGA
- the thpR gene encoding RNA 2',3'-cyclic phosphodiesterase, whose amino-acid sequence MKPDPAAPGKPSRVFFALWPDARVAKRLDELGAEAHAECGGRRTRCETLHLTLAFIGDVSPQRLAELIAVGNEVRNDREATSFTLRLDLLGSWRHNRIVWAGAQSCPAPLAGLVERLNGALEAADFAVERRPFAPHVTLLRKAHTQVSTRCVDPIDWPVDGFVLVESVQTSTGAHYRTLREWRAGKGGGEGADSRGAGKSG is encoded by the coding sequence ATGAAACCTGATCCCGCGGCGCCGGGAAAACCTTCGCGCGTGTTCTTCGCGCTGTGGCCGGACGCCCGCGTCGCGAAGCGCCTGGATGAACTGGGCGCCGAAGCGCACGCGGAATGCGGCGGGCGCCGGACGCGATGCGAGACGCTGCACCTGACGCTCGCGTTCATCGGCGACGTGTCGCCGCAGCGCCTCGCCGAGTTGATCGCGGTCGGGAACGAGGTACGGAACGACCGCGAGGCGACCTCGTTCACGCTGCGCCTGGACCTCCTCGGGAGCTGGCGCCACAACCGCATCGTCTGGGCCGGCGCGCAGAGCTGTCCCGCGCCGCTGGCCGGACTCGTCGAGCGACTCAACGGCGCGCTCGAAGCGGCCGATTTTGCCGTCGAGCGGCGCCCGTTCGCGCCGCACGTGACGCTGCTGCGCAAGGCGCATACGCAGGTTTCGACACGCTGCGTGGACCCGATCGACTGGCCTGTCGACGGCTTCGTGCTCGTCGAGTCCGTGCAGACCAGCACCGGCGCGCATTATCGGACGCTCAGGGAATGGCGAGCGGGGAAGGGCGGGGGCGAAGGTGCAGACAGCCGGGGCGCCGGGAAAAGCGGCTGA
- the ispF gene encoding 2-C-methyl-D-erythritol 2,4-cyclodiphosphate synthase, whose protein sequence is MKAPFRIGQGFDVHALVPGRALIVGGVHIPFERGLLGHSDADVLLHALTDALLGAAGLGDIGRLFPDTDAAHAGADSRVLLREAFAAVRAAGFGVVNVDATVICRAPRILPHAPAMVANIAADLGIDAAAVNIKGKTTEKLGFTGRGEGIAAQVVALLMRHGDET, encoded by the coding sequence GTGAAAGCTCCATTCCGTATCGGCCAGGGGTTCGACGTGCACGCGCTGGTGCCGGGGCGCGCGCTGATCGTCGGCGGCGTACACATTCCGTTCGAGCGCGGCCTGCTCGGGCATTCGGACGCCGACGTCCTGCTGCACGCGCTGACCGACGCGCTGCTCGGCGCCGCCGGCCTCGGCGACATCGGGCGACTCTTTCCCGACACCGACGCAGCCCACGCGGGCGCCGACAGCCGCGTACTGCTGCGCGAAGCATTTGCGGCCGTGCGAGCGGCGGGCTTCGGCGTCGTGAACGTCGATGCGACGGTGATCTGTCGCGCGCCCCGCATTCTTCCTCATGCGCCGGCGATGGTCGCGAACATCGCCGCCGACTTGGGCATCGACGCGGCGGCAGTCAATATCAAGGGCAAGACGACCGAAAAGCTCGGTTTCACTGGCCGCGGCGAAGGCATCGCGGCCCAGGTCGTCGCGCTGCTGATGCGACATGGCGATGAAACCTGA